A stretch of the Brevundimonas sp. MF30-B genome encodes the following:
- a CDS encoding efflux RND transporter permease subunit produces MNISRFFIDRPIFAGVIAVFITLVGMFAYPLLPLSQYPEIAPPTITVNTAYPGASAETVAETVAAPIEQEINGVEGMLYLTSSSTSDGAVSITVTFQPGTDLDAAQVLVQNRIALAEPRLPEQVRQGGVIVNKAESGFLMIAGVTSPDGSLDNDYVGNYANSTIRDRLLRVEGVGNVQIFGGGNYSMRVWIDPAKAAARNLTATDIVTALRAQNVQAAAGAIGQPPFATNAAAFQQPIQVQGRLDDPEQFANIVIRTDAEGRVTRVRDVARVELGAQDYGIKGYFDGQLGVGVAVIQQPGANALGTANRVIAELDAIKAELPAGMDVSIAYNPTEFVAASVESVQHTLIEAVFLVVIVVLVFLQNWRAAIIPIVAIPIALVSTFAVQLMLGYSINSLSLFALVLAVGIVVDDAIVVVENVERLIREGLTPKEAAYRSMQEVSGALIAIGLVLVAVFVPTMFVPGIPGIFYRQFAVTIAAATVVSLFVSLTLSPAMAALLLKPHKDHDPHARKKGAWGTVMYYGGYAGRKFNQGFDWLSDRYGRLTARLVRTVTLVLIVYVGLLGLTAWRLVDTPQGFIPDQDQGVLIGVIQLPAGASLERTEAVMNRAQELIGQTEGVEGMVAFAGLDGSSFSFGSNAATLFVRLNDYGERSKEQSATALAGAITGAVAGIEEASIFVIAPPAVQGLGTGNGFNMMVQDRSGAGYRALEGATFAMMGAAAQAPTEVQQVFSTYNTGAPRIAADVDRDRALMMGVQPSEVFNTLGTYLGSTYVNDFNFLGRTFRVTAQAEPAYRDDLADIANLKVRSTSGAMVPIGSVANLREDSGPARIVRYNLFPAAELQGQAAPGVSSGEALAIMEQMADQTLPEGFGYEWTGLALQEKAASGGASVIFAMAVLLVFLVLAAQYEAFTLPLAVILIVPMCVLAAMIGVNLAGLDNNILVQVGLVVLIALAAKNAILIVEFAKQAEENEGMNRFDAAVSAARTRLRPILMTSFAFIFGVLPLMLATGPGAEMRQSLGTAVVSGMLGVTFFGLIFTPVFYVICRGLAARLPKPPEKERALPTTYGAPPHDPYDPDEPAPAAGRTGDA; encoded by the coding sequence ATGAACATTTCACGCTTCTTCATCGACCGCCCGATCTTCGCGGGCGTGATCGCGGTGTTCATCACCCTGGTGGGGATGTTCGCCTATCCGCTGCTGCCGCTGTCGCAATACCCCGAGATCGCGCCGCCCACGATCACGGTGAACACCGCCTATCCCGGCGCCTCGGCCGAGACCGTGGCCGAAACCGTGGCGGCGCCGATCGAGCAGGAGATCAACGGCGTCGAAGGGATGCTGTATCTGACCTCATCCTCGACCTCGGACGGGGCGGTATCGATCACCGTCACCTTCCAGCCGGGCACGGATCTGGATGCGGCCCAGGTGCTGGTTCAGAACCGCATCGCGCTGGCCGAACCGAGACTGCCAGAGCAGGTCCGTCAGGGCGGCGTGATCGTCAACAAGGCAGAGAGCGGCTTCCTGATGATCGCCGGCGTGACCTCGCCGGACGGCAGTCTGGATAACGACTATGTCGGGAACTACGCCAACTCGACCATCCGCGACCGCCTGCTGCGCGTCGAGGGCGTCGGCAACGTCCAGATCTTCGGCGGCGGCAACTATTCGATGCGGGTCTGGATCGACCCCGCGAAGGCGGCTGCGCGCAATCTGACGGCCACCGACATCGTCACCGCGCTTCGCGCTCAGAACGTGCAGGCCGCGGCCGGCGCCATCGGCCAGCCGCCGTTCGCCACCAACGCCGCCGCCTTCCAGCAGCCGATCCAGGTCCAGGGCCGTCTCGACGATCCCGAACAGTTCGCCAACATCGTCATCCGCACGGACGCCGAAGGCCGCGTCACGCGCGTCCGCGACGTGGCGCGGGTCGAGCTGGGCGCCCAGGACTACGGCATCAAGGGCTATTTCGACGGCCAGCTGGGAGTCGGCGTCGCCGTCATCCAGCAGCCCGGCGCCAATGCGCTGGGCACCGCCAACCGCGTCATCGCCGAGTTGGACGCCATCAAGGCCGAACTGCCGGCGGGCATGGACGTGTCCATCGCCTACAACCCGACCGAGTTCGTCGCCGCTTCGGTGGAATCGGTTCAGCACACCCTGATCGAGGCCGTCTTCTTGGTCGTGATCGTGGTGCTGGTCTTCCTGCAGAACTGGCGCGCGGCAATCATTCCGATCGTGGCCATCCCGATCGCCCTGGTCAGCACCTTCGCCGTCCAGTTGATGCTCGGCTATTCGATCAACTCGCTGTCACTGTTCGCCCTGGTGCTGGCCGTCGGCATCGTGGTCGATGACGCCATCGTCGTGGTCGAGAACGTCGAGCGTCTGATCCGAGAAGGTCTGACCCCCAAGGAGGCCGCCTATCGCTCCATGCAGGAGGTGTCGGGCGCCCTGATCGCGATCGGTCTGGTGCTGGTGGCGGTGTTCGTACCGACCATGTTCGTGCCGGGCATTCCGGGCATCTTCTATCGCCAGTTCGCCGTGACCATCGCGGCGGCGACGGTGGTGTCCCTGTTCGTCTCGCTGACCCTGTCTCCGGCCATGGCGGCCCTGCTGCTAAAGCCGCACAAGGACCACGATCCGCACGCTCGCAAGAAGGGCGCCTGGGGCACGGTGATGTATTACGGCGGCTATGCCGGCCGTAAGTTCAACCAAGGCTTCGACTGGCTGTCGGACCGCTATGGCCGCCTGACCGCGCGGCTTGTGCGCACGGTCACCCTGGTGCTGATCGTCTATGTCGGCCTTCTGGGCCTGACGGCCTGGCGCCTGGTCGACACGCCCCAGGGCTTCATCCCGGATCAGGACCAGGGCGTTCTGATCGGCGTGATCCAGTTGCCGGCCGGCGCGTCGCTCGAGCGCACCGAGGCCGTGATGAACCGCGCGCAGGAGCTGATCGGCCAGACCGAAGGCGTCGAGGGCATGGTCGCCTTCGCCGGTCTGGACGGCTCCAGCTTCTCGTTCGGCTCCAACGCCGCGACCCTGTTCGTGCGCCTCAACGACTATGGCGAGCGCTCCAAGGAGCAGAGCGCCACGGCCCTGGCCGGCGCCATCACCGGGGCTGTGGCAGGCATCGAGGAGGCGTCGATCTTCGTCATCGCGCCGCCAGCGGTCCAGGGTCTGGGCACCGGCAACGGCTTCAACATGATGGTCCAGGACCGTTCCGGCGCAGGCTACCGCGCATTGGAAGGGGCTACCTTCGCCATGATGGGCGCCGCGGCCCAGGCGCCGACCGAGGTGCAACAGGTCTTTTCGACCTACAACACTGGCGCGCCGCGCATCGCGGCTGACGTCGACCGCGACCGCGCCCTGATGATGGGGGTCCAGCCGTCCGAGGTGTTCAACACCCTGGGCACCTATCTGGGCTCGACCTATGTCAACGACTTCAACTTCCTGGGCCGCACCTTCCGGGTGACCGCCCAGGCCGAGCCGGCCTATCGCGACGACCTGGCCGACATCGCCAACCTGAAGGTCCGCTCGACCTCCGGCGCGATGGTGCCGATCGGCTCGGTGGCCAACCTGCGCGAGGACTCCGGTCCGGCCCGCATCGTGCGCTACAACCTGTTCCCGGCGGCCGAGCTGCAGGGTCAAGCGGCGCCGGGCGTGTCGTCGGGCGAGGCGCTGGCCATCATGGAGCAGATGGCCGACCAAACCCTGCCTGAAGGCTTCGGCTACGAATGGACGGGCCTGGCCTTGCAGGAGAAGGCTGCCTCGGGCGGGGCGTCCGTGATCTTCGCCATGGCAGTGCTGCTGGTCTTCCTGGTTCTGGCCGCCCAGTACGAGGCCTTCACCCTGCCGCTGGCGGTCATCCTGATCGTGCCGATGTGCGTGCTGGCGGCTATGATCGGGGTCAATCTGGCGGGACTGGACAACAACATCCTGGTCCAGGTCGGCCTGGTGGTTCTGATCGCGCTGGCGGCCAAGAACGCCATCCTGATCGTCGAGTTCGCCAAACAGGCCGAAGAGAACGAAGGCATGAACCGCTTCGACGCGGCCGTGTCGGCGGCTCGGACGCGCCTGCGGCCGATCCTGATGACGTCGTTCGCCTTCATCTTCGGCGTTCTGCCGTTGATGCTGGCGACCGGGCCGGGCGCGGAGATGCGTCAGTCCCTGGGCACGGCCGTGGTGTCGGGCATGCTGGGGGTGACCTTCTTCGGCCTGATCTTCACGCCGGTCTTCTACGTTATCTGCCGGGGCCTGGCGGCGCGACTGCCCAAGCCCCCCGAGAAGGAGCGCGCCCTGCCGACCACCTATGGCGCGCCCCCGCACGACCCCTACGACCCCGACGAGCCCGCGCCGGCCGCCGGCCGCACCGGAGACGCCTGA
- a CDS encoding efflux RND transporter periplasmic adaptor subunit, with protein MRKQMMLAVAVMMTGALYGCSRGEEAPAPQAAPVTVANPLARQVVDQDEFTGRFEAVQTVDVKARVGGYIQSVHFKDGDFVRRGQLLFTLDPRPAQAAVSSARAQLSQAQAQLTLAQANLTRSEGLLAAQAVSQAEVDANRGALEGAQANVAAANAALRTAQLNLEFTRVTAPASGRVSDRRVDAGNLVAGGSSAADVLTTIVSSSPIYFVFEGSEALLLKYQRQARASGAAPVSIRLQDEAAFNRSGTLDFTDNAIDASSGTVRLRAVVPNADGFLKPGMFGQARVAGAAAYDALLVPDAAIGTDAARRVVQVVAADGSVTAKAVQLGPLVDGLRVIRSGITAQDRVVINGLQRIQPGMKVQAQNGTITPQAREDQTPVTYAPPAATGTISGTVSAAPAAAPAAAPAAR; from the coding sequence ATGCGCAAGCAGATGATGCTGGCCGTGGCCGTCATGATGACGGGCGCGCTTTATGGCTGTTCGCGTGGCGAAGAGGCCCCCGCGCCCCAGGCCGCGCCGGTCACGGTGGCCAACCCCCTGGCCCGTCAGGTCGTCGACCAGGACGAATTCACCGGCCGGTTCGAGGCGGTGCAGACGGTCGATGTGAAGGCGCGCGTCGGCGGCTATATCCAGTCGGTCCACTTCAAGGACGGCGATTTCGTGCGTCGCGGCCAGCTGCTGTTCACCCTGGACCCGCGCCCGGCCCAGGCCGCTGTCTCCTCGGCGCGAGCCCAGCTGTCGCAAGCCCAGGCCCAGCTGACGCTGGCTCAGGCCAACCTGACCCGCAGCGAAGGCCTGCTGGCGGCCCAAGCCGTGTCGCAGGCCGAGGTCGACGCCAACCGCGGAGCCCTGGAAGGCGCCCAGGCCAATGTCGCCGCCGCCAATGCGGCGCTCCGCACGGCTCAGCTGAACTTGGAGTTCACCCGCGTGACCGCTCCGGCCTCGGGCCGCGTGTCGGACCGCCGCGTGGACGCGGGCAACCTAGTGGCCGGCGGCTCGTCGGCCGCGGACGTGCTGACGACCATCGTGTCGTCCTCGCCGATCTATTTCGTGTTCGAAGGCTCCGAGGCCCTGCTGCTCAAGTATCAGCGCCAGGCGCGCGCCAGCGGGGCCGCGCCGGTGTCCATTCGTCTGCAGGACGAGGCGGCGTTCAACCGTTCCGGCACGCTGGACTTCACCGACAACGCCATCGACGCCAGCTCGGGCACGGTTCGCCTGCGCGCCGTGGTGCCCAACGCCGACGGCTTCCTGAAGCCCGGCATGTTCGGCCAGGCCCGCGTGGCTGGGGCCGCCGCCTATGACGCCCTGCTCGTGCCGGACGCCGCCATCGGCACCGACGCCGCCCGCCGGGTGGTCCAGGTCGTGGCCGCCGACGGCTCGGTCACGGCCAAGGCCGTGCAGCTCGGCCCCTTGGTGGACGGCCTGCGCGTCATCCGGTCGGGCATCACGGCCCAGGATCGCGTGGTCATCAACGGCCTGCAGCGCATTCAGCCGGGCATGAAGGTCCAGGCGCAGAACGGCACGATCACGCCACAAGCGCGTGAAGACCAGACGCCGGTGACCTATGCCCCGCCGGCCGCGACCGGCACGATTTCCGGCACGGTGTCGGCGGCCCCCGCCGCCGCGCCGGCCGCGGCTCCGGCGGCGCGCTGA
- a CDS encoding TetR/AcrR family transcriptional regulator encodes MPGPQACIAPRPRNAAATRAAILDAARTRFARESYDDVGMRDLARDVGVDAALISRYFGSKDELFSETLDSCSKGGDLMDGDRATWGARVADQVVYGKKDEQEAHNKLQGLLIMLRSVGSARANELVKQSATDRFYSPFTAWVGGPGAAVRARLAIGLIMGLSISREMTGGFNLSPEECEQLRDRLAVALQGLLEG; translated from the coding sequence TTGCCTGGCCCTCAAGCCTGCATCGCGCCGCGCCCGCGCAACGCCGCCGCCACGCGCGCGGCCATCCTGGACGCTGCGCGCACGCGCTTCGCCCGCGAAAGCTATGACGACGTCGGCATGCGCGACCTGGCCCGCGACGTGGGCGTCGATGCGGCGCTGATCAGCCGCTACTTCGGCTCAAAGGACGAGTTGTTCTCCGAAACGCTCGACAGCTGCTCCAAGGGCGGCGACCTTATGGACGGCGACCGCGCCACCTGGGGCGCCCGCGTGGCCGACCAGGTCGTTTACGGCAAGAAGGACGAGCAGGAGGCCCACAACAAGCTTCAGGGCCTTCTGATCATGCTGCGGTCCGTCGGTTCAGCCCGCGCCAACGAACTGGTGAAACAGTCCGCCACGGATCGCTTCTACAGCCCCTTCACCGCCTGGGTCGGGGGGCCGGGCGCGGCCGTGCGCGCCCGCCTGGCCATCGGCCTGATCATGGGGCTGAGCATCAGCCGCGAGATGACCGGCGGCTTCAACCTGTCGCCCGAAGAATGCGAGCAGTTGCGCGACCGGCTGGCGGTCGCGCTCCAGGGCCTGCTCGAGGGCTGA
- a CDS encoding S9 family peptidase, translating into MRNRLMGQVVLPMFVLLAATPALAQAPAANDAAPVYQQPPAPIVDILDARPSPTPSLSPDRTTLALYDRANLPPIAELAEPMLRLGGYRINPRNNGPANSRTAWLTGLSFQTVEGGQPRAVALPANARFTAGGWSPDGKSLALVMDTPQGLELWVADVASARARKLTGPVLNQAAGSGMDWLPDSSGLVVRAIPAGRGAAPDVTRPPTGPLIDETGGRAAPVRTYQDLLTDPADEALFDHYFTGQLMLAPLNGQPRAIGQAGVILGFSVAPDGRHILQTVAKRPYSYVVPAGLFPADVVVTDLNGRVVHRVADLPLRDNIPTPFDSVAPGPRSISWRADAPATLVWTEAQDGGDSRAEATVRDRVFMLAAPFTAQPTTLIDLNERFAGAAWGRDDLAMVNSRWFNTRHETRYVVDPSNPGQGRVLIERNYQDRYNDPGSVVTQPNGRGFSTIRFTPDGQGVLMSGAGATRQGEYPFLASLDLASGQSQRLWTSADGEYETLVGFLDDQNRRVVTRRETRDLPANLQIRDLSGGQPTALTNFPDPAPQLAGATRQTITYQRADGVNLSGVLYLPAGYDKDRDGPLPLLMWAYPSEFTDADVAGQVVDSGNRFVRPGGSSHLFLLTQGYAILDNPAMPIIGRDGAEPNDTYIEQLRANAEAAVNAVVDMGVAERGRIAVGGHSYGAFMTANLLAHTDLFATGIARSGAYNRTLTPFGFQAEQRDYWEATETYTAMSPFTYADRINEPILLIHGEADDNSGTFPVQSERFYAALKGKGATARYVVLPLEAHGYRARESVGHTLWEMSGWLDRYLKPQSGAPAAP; encoded by the coding sequence ATGCGCAACCGTTTGATGGGGCAGGTCGTCCTGCCGATGTTCGTTCTGCTGGCCGCGACGCCCGCGCTGGCTCAGGCTCCTGCGGCCAATGACGCCGCCCCCGTCTATCAGCAGCCGCCCGCGCCGATCGTCGACATACTGGACGCGCGCCCGTCGCCGACGCCCAGCCTAAGCCCGGACCGGACGACGCTGGCGCTCTATGACCGCGCCAATCTGCCGCCGATCGCCGAACTGGCCGAGCCGATGCTGCGCCTGGGCGGCTATCGCATCAATCCGCGCAACAACGGCCCGGCCAACAGCCGCACGGCCTGGCTGACCGGCCTCAGCTTCCAGACGGTCGAAGGGGGTCAGCCGCGCGCCGTCGCCCTGCCGGCCAACGCTCGCTTCACCGCCGGCGGCTGGTCGCCGGACGGCAAGAGCCTGGCCCTGGTGATGGACACGCCGCAGGGCCTGGAGCTCTGGGTCGCCGACGTGGCCAGCGCCCGCGCACGCAAGCTGACCGGTCCGGTGCTGAACCAGGCGGCGGGGTCGGGCATGGACTGGCTGCCGGACAGCTCGGGCCTGGTCGTGCGCGCCATTCCGGCGGGTCGCGGCGCCGCGCCGGACGTGACCCGTCCGCCGACCGGTCCGCTGATCGATGAGACCGGCGGCCGCGCCGCGCCGGTCCGCACCTATCAGGACCTTCTGACCGATCCCGCTGACGAGGCTCTGTTCGACCACTATTTCACCGGCCAGCTGATGCTGGCGCCACTGAACGGTCAGCCTCGGGCGATCGGCCAGGCGGGCGTCATTCTGGGCTTCTCGGTCGCGCCCGACGGCCGGCACATTCTTCAGACGGTGGCCAAGCGGCCCTACAGCTATGTGGTGCCGGCCGGTCTGTTCCCGGCGGACGTCGTCGTGACCGACCTGAACGGTCGGGTCGTCCACCGCGTGGCGGACCTGCCGCTGCGTGACAACATTCCGACCCCGTTCGACTCCGTCGCGCCGGGGCCGCGCTCGATCAGCTGGCGCGCCGATGCGCCGGCCACCCTGGTCTGGACCGAGGCCCAGGACGGAGGCGACAGCCGCGCCGAGGCGACCGTGCGCGACCGCGTCTTCATGCTGGCTGCGCCCTTCACAGCCCAGCCGACGACCCTGATCGATCTGAACGAGCGCTTCGCCGGCGCCGCCTGGGGGCGCGATGACCTGGCCATGGTCAACAGCCGTTGGTTCAACACGCGTCACGAGACCCGCTACGTCGTCGATCCGTCCAACCCCGGCCAGGGCCGGGTGCTGATCGAGCGCAACTATCAGGATCGCTACAACGACCCCGGCTCTGTGGTGACCCAGCCCAACGGCCGCGGCTTCTCCACCATCCGCTTCACGCCGGACGGGCAGGGGGTTTTGATGAGCGGCGCGGGCGCCACGCGTCAGGGCGAATACCCCTTCCTGGCCAGTCTCGATCTGGCCAGCGGCCAGTCCCAGCGCCTGTGGACCTCGGCCGACGGCGAGTACGAGACCCTGGTGGGCTTCCTGGACGATCAGAACCGTCGCGTCGTGACGCGCCGCGAGACGCGCGACCTGCCGGCCAATCTGCAGATCCGCGACTTGTCGGGCGGCCAGCCCACGGCGCTGACCAACTTCCCCGACCCCGCGCCGCAACTGGCCGGGGCGACGCGCCAGACCATCACCTATCAGCGCGCCGACGGCGTGAACCTGTCGGGCGTGCTGTATCTGCCGGCGGGTTACGACAAGGACCGCGACGGTCCGCTGCCGCTGTTGATGTGGGCCTATCCGTCGGAGTTCACCGACGCGGACGTGGCCGGCCAGGTGGTCGATTCCGGCAACCGCTTCGTGCGGCCGGGCGGCTCCAGCCACCTCTTCCTGCTGACCCAGGGCTACGCCATCCTGGACAACCCGGCCATGCCGATCATCGGCCGCGACGGGGCAGAGCCGAACGACACCTACATCGAACAGCTGCGCGCCAATGCCGAGGCGGCGGTCAACGCCGTGGTCGACATGGGCGTGGCCGAGCGCGGCCGGATCGCCGTGGGGGGCCACAGCTACGGCGCCTTCATGACGGCCAACCTGCTGGCGCACACCGACCTGTTCGCCACGGGGATCGCCCGCTCGGGCGCCTACAACCGCACCCTGACGCCCTTCGGCTTCCAGGCGGAACAGCGCGACTATTGGGAGGCGACCGAGACCTATACCGCCATGTCGCCCTTCACCTACGCCGACCGGATCAATGAGCCGATCCTGCTGATCCACGGCGAGGCGGACGACAACTCCGGCACCTTCCCGGTGCAGAGCGAGCGGTTCTATGCGGCGCTGAAGGGCAAGGGCGCGACGGCGCGCTATGTCGTCCTGCCGCTGGAGGCGCACGGCTATCGGGCGCGCGAGTCGGTCGGGCACACCCTGTGGGAGATGTCTGGCTGGCTGGACCGCTATCTGAAGCCGCAGAGCGGGGCGCCGGCCGCCCCCTGA
- a CDS encoding CoA transferase subunit A has product MRKIFPDVRSALEGLTFDGMTVMSGGFGLCGIPEGLIAGLRDSGVKGLTVISNNAGVDGFGLGQLLGTRQIAKMISSYVGENKEFERQYLAGELELEFNPQGTLAERIRAGGAGIPAFFTATGVGTLVAEGKEVRNFDGRDYVMETGLIADLSIIKAWKADERGNLVFRKTARNFNPMMATAGKACVVEVEEIVPTGSLDPDHIHTPGIYVDRIVQTVSEKRIEQRTVRQRAAGAAAGSEV; this is encoded by the coding sequence ATGCGCAAGATATTTCCGGATGTCCGATCCGCCCTGGAGGGCCTGACGTTCGACGGCATGACCGTGATGTCCGGCGGCTTCGGCCTGTGCGGCATTCCCGAGGGGCTGATCGCGGGCCTGCGCGACAGCGGTGTCAAGGGCCTGACCGTCATCTCCAACAACGCCGGGGTCGACGGCTTCGGCCTAGGCCAGCTGCTCGGCACGCGCCAGATCGCCAAGATGATCTCGTCCTACGTCGGCGAGAACAAGGAGTTCGAGCGCCAGTACCTCGCCGGCGAGCTGGAGCTGGAGTTCAATCCGCAGGGCACCCTGGCCGAGCGCATCCGCGCGGGCGGCGCGGGCATCCCGGCCTTCTTCACCGCCACCGGCGTCGGCACCCTGGTCGCCGAGGGCAAGGAAGTGCGCAACTTCGACGGCCGCGACTACGTCATGGAGACCGGCCTGATCGCCGACCTGTCGATCATCAAGGCCTGGAAGGCCGACGAGCGCGGCAATCTGGTGTTCCGCAAGACGGCCCGCAACTTCAACCCGATGATGGCGACGGCGGGCAAGGCCTGCGTCGTCGAGGTCGAGGAGATCGTGCCGACCGGCTCGCTGGACCCCGACCACATCCACACGCCGGGGATCTATGTGGACCGCATCGTCCAGACCGTCTCCGAGAAGCGCATCGAACAGCGCACTGTCCGTCAACGTGCCGCCGGCGCCGCCGCCGGATCGGAGGTCTGA
- a CDS encoding 3-oxoacid CoA-transferase subunit B, translated as MPRTREQLAERAAKELQDGFYVNLGIGIPTLVANYIPEGMTVTLQSENGMLGMGPFPYEGEEDADLINAGKQTITAIPESAYFSSADSFAMIRGGHINLSILGAMEVAENGDIANWMIPGKLVKGMGGAMDLVAGVKRVVVVMDHANKHGQSKVLKACTLPLTGTGVVSRIITDLCVFDVKPDGAGLELIELADGVTLDEVAAKTEATYTVKPGLG; from the coding sequence ATGCCCCGCACCCGTGAACAGCTCGCCGAACGCGCCGCCAAGGAACTCCAGGACGGCTTCTACGTGAACCTGGGCATCGGCATTCCGACGCTGGTGGCCAACTACATCCCCGAGGGTATGACCGTGACGCTGCAAAGCGAGAACGGCATGCTGGGGATGGGCCCCTTCCCCTACGAGGGCGAAGAGGACGCCGACCTGATCAACGCTGGCAAGCAGACGATCACCGCCATTCCCGAGAGCGCCTATTTCAGCTCGGCCGACAGCTTCGCCATGATCCGAGGCGGCCACATCAACCTGTCGATCCTGGGCGCGATGGAAGTGGCCGAGAACGGCGACATCGCCAACTGGATGATCCCCGGCAAGCTGGTGAAGGGCATGGGCGGCGCCATGGACCTGGTCGCCGGGGTCAAGCGCGTCGTGGTGGTCATGGATCACGCCAACAAACACGGCCAGTCCAAGGTGCTGAAGGCCTGCACTCTTCCCCTGACAGGCACGGGCGTGGTCAGCCGCATCATCACCGACCTGTGCGTCTTCGACGTCAAGCCGGATGGCGCGGGCCTGGAGCTCATCGAGCTGGCCGACGGCGTGACCCTGGACGAGGTCGCCGCCAAGACCGAGGCGACGTACACGGTGAAGCCGGGCCTGGGCTGA
- a CDS encoding DUF1801 domain-containing protein translates to MAGEPKTRPTDASVDDFIAAVENPRRRADAETMNALLTEVSGEAPVMWGPAIVGYGSYRSSTGDWPRIGFSPRKANLSLYVLMPGSEEAKPLLARLGKHKTSVACLYVNKLDDIDLDVLRELAEQTWRAMARKHPQ, encoded by the coding sequence ATGGCTGGCGAACCCAAGACCAGACCCACAGACGCCTCGGTCGATGACTTCATCGCGGCCGTGGAGAACCCCAGACGTCGTGCTGACGCCGAGACGATGAACGCCCTGCTCACCGAGGTTTCGGGCGAGGCCCCGGTCATGTGGGGACCGGCGATCGTCGGCTACGGCAGCTATCGCAGCTCGACGGGCGACTGGCCCCGGATCGGTTTCTCGCCGCGCAAGGCCAACCTGTCGCTCTATGTCCTGATGCCGGGATCGGAGGAGGCCAAGCCGTTGCTGGCGCGCCTGGGCAAGCACAAGACCAGCGTGGCCTGTCTCTACGTCAACAAGCTGGACGACATCGACCTGGACGTACTGCGGGAACTGGCTGAACAGACCTGGCGGGCCATGGCTCGCAAGCATCCGCAGTAG
- a CDS encoding NAD(P)(+) transhydrogenase (Re/Si-specific) subunit beta, with the protein MNASIAALAYLAAGVLFILSLRGLSSPETSRRGNTYGMVGMALAVGVTLLTLWGSGALDLLTAALILGGVVVGGGAGALIAGRVQMTQMPQLVAAFHSLVGLAACLVAVGAVYAPDAFGIMTAEGGIKTLSIIELSLGVAIGAVTFTGSVIAFAKLNGNMSGAPILLPARHLINIGLALALVLLIGVMIGSGGTATWAFWGVFLIALILGATLIIPIGGADMPVVVSMLNSYSGWAAAALGFTLENIALIITGALVGSSGAILSYIMCKGMNRSFISVILGGFGGGDAAAGGGGAVETRPVKQGSAEDAAFIMKNASKVIIVPGYGMAVAQAQHALREMADKLKAEGVEVKYAIHPVAGRMPGHMNVLLAEANVPYDEVFELEDINSEFASADVAFVIGANDVTNPSAKTDPQSPIYGMPVLDVEKAGTVLFIKRGMGSGYAGVENELFFRANTMMLFADAKKMVEGIVRGL; encoded by the coding sequence GCAACACCTACGGCATGGTCGGCATGGCGCTGGCGGTCGGGGTGACGCTGCTGACCCTGTGGGGCTCGGGCGCGCTGGACCTGCTGACCGCGGCGCTGATCCTGGGCGGTGTGGTCGTCGGCGGCGGCGCGGGCGCGCTGATCGCCGGCCGGGTGCAGATGACCCAGATGCCCCAGCTGGTCGCCGCCTTCCACTCGCTGGTCGGCCTGGCCGCCTGCCTGGTGGCGGTGGGCGCCGTCTATGCGCCCGACGCCTTCGGCATCATGACGGCCGAAGGAGGCATCAAGACCCTGTCGATCATCGAGCTGAGCCTGGGCGTCGCCATCGGGGCGGTGACCTTCACCGGCTCGGTCATCGCCTTCGCGAAGCTGAACGGCAACATGAGCGGCGCGCCGATCCTGCTGCCGGCGCGCCACCTGATCAACATTGGCTTGGCCTTGGCGCTGGTGCTGTTGATCGGAGTGATGATCGGTTCGGGCGGAACCGCGACCTGGGCCTTCTGGGGCGTGTTCCTGATCGCCCTGATCCTGGGCGCGACCCTGATCATCCCCATCGGCGGGGCGGACATGCCCGTCGTGGTGTCGATGCTGAACTCCTACTCCGGCTGGGCGGCGGCGGCGCTGGGCTTCACCCTGGAGAACATCGCCCTGATCATCACCGGCGCCCTGGTCGGCTCGTCGGGCGCGATCCTGAGCTACATCATGTGCAAGGGCATGAATCGCAGTTTCATCAGCGTCATCCTCGGCGGCTTCGGCGGCGGGGATGCGGCGGCGGGCGGCGGCGGCGCGGTCGAGACGCGCCCGGTCAAACAGGGCTCGGCCGAGGACGCCGCCTTCATCATGAAGAATGCGTCGAAAGTCATCATCGTGCCCGGTTACGGCATGGCGGTGGCCCAGGCCCAGCATGCTCTCCGTGAGATGGCCGACAAGCTGAAGGCGGAGGGCGTCGAGGTGAAATACGCCATCCACCCCGTCGCCGGCCGCATGCCGGGCCACATGAACGTCCTGCTGGCCGAGGCCAATGTGCCCTATGACGAGGTGTTCGAGCTGGAGGACATCAACTCCGAGTTCGCCTCCGCCGACGTGGCCTTCGTCATCGGCGCCAACGACGTGACCAACCCCTCGGCCAAGACCGACCCGCAGTCACCAATCTACGGCATGCCCGTTCTGGACGTGGAGAAGGCCGGCACCGTCCTATTCATCAAGCGCGGCATGGGCTCGGGCTACGCCGGGGTCGAAAACGAGTTGTTCTTCCGCGCCAACACCATGATGCTGTTCGCCGACGCCAAGAAGATGGTCGAGGGGATCGTGAGGGGGCTTTAG